In Natronoarchaeum philippinense, a single window of DNA contains:
- a CDS encoding DUF5803 family protein encodes MNRRLLVATVAVAVLALTAGCVGGGGGVDEEQLNENATYNWSVQQDVFINVDSAGSLIGEAEFEAVYDVSDRDQLELYRSGITSDRPLEISAVVFRSDNGTYYNGTELDVEQTSEATVIDLPNEDGKLAFTSRTNSKELRLPAYVEGSYRVALPANHSTEDFLLGHVSPGNYRTEMVGDRMHVVWSDVSNPVHLKYYLDRDQYFFYTLVVSLGIVALGGYFYFNRQIRQLKERRQEHGLELDPDDDDGKRPPPGMG; translated from the coding sequence ATGAATCGCCGGCTGCTCGTCGCCACGGTCGCGGTCGCCGTACTCGCGCTCACAGCGGGCTGTGTCGGCGGCGGTGGCGGCGTCGACGAGGAGCAACTGAACGAGAACGCCACGTACAACTGGAGCGTCCAGCAGGACGTGTTCATCAACGTCGACAGCGCCGGATCGCTCATCGGCGAGGCCGAGTTCGAGGCAGTCTACGACGTCTCCGACCGGGACCAACTCGAACTGTATCGGAGCGGCATCACCAGCGACCGACCACTCGAGATCAGTGCGGTCGTGTTCCGCTCGGACAACGGAACCTACTACAACGGCACCGAACTCGACGTCGAGCAGACCAGCGAGGCCACGGTTATCGACCTGCCCAACGAGGACGGAAAGCTGGCCTTTACCTCTCGGACGAACTCGAAGGAACTCCGCCTGCCGGCGTACGTCGAAGGCTCCTACCGCGTTGCGCTTCCGGCGAACCACAGCACCGAAGACTTCCTGCTCGGCCACGTTAGCCCGGGCAACTACCGGACGGAGATGGTCGGCGACCGGATGCACGTCGTCTGGAGTGACGTCTCCAACCCCGTGCATCTCAAGTACTACCTCGACCGCGACCAGTACTTCTTCTACACGCTGGTCGTCAGCCTCGGCATCGTCGCGCTCGGCGGGTACTTCTACTTCAACCGCCAGATCCGCCAACTCAAGGAGCGCCGACAGGAGCACGGACTCGAACTCGACCCGGACGACGACGACGGCAAGCGGCCGCCGCCGGGGATGGGATAG
- a CDS encoding ATP-NAD kinase family protein — MRRIGVVVNPVAGMGGRVGLKGTDGKVEQAVERGATPRAPDRATEAIESLARHAEADIEVLAAGGAMGADAIRATGVEPTIVYEPAADAAEPGTVEPGATTAEDTRAAVRAFVEHGVDLVVFVGGDGTAVDVATALDELGVETPMLGVPAGVKVYSSVFGVTPRDAGRIAATFERVEDREINDIDEDAYRGGEVETELRAVRPVPVAEDLQSSKQIGGGSVETLAEGFIRDIEPGTTYVLGPGSTVGEIKSRLGFEGSPLGVDVWRAAPDGVEATSYHEPASPAGEVLVRDATEADILDVLDDPAVIVVSPIGGQGFVFGRGNDQISPAVIERCDLEVVASRRKLDDLSVLRVDTDDDDLDESLRGWLQVRIGRFERRMMQVV, encoded by the coding sequence ATGCGTCGGATCGGCGTCGTCGTGAACCCCGTCGCCGGGATGGGCGGTCGCGTCGGACTCAAGGGAACTGACGGGAAGGTCGAACAGGCCGTCGAACGGGGCGCGACGCCGCGAGCGCCCGATCGCGCGACCGAAGCCATAGAGTCGCTGGCGCGCCACGCCGAGGCCGATATCGAGGTGCTCGCAGCCGGCGGGGCGATGGGCGCGGATGCGATCCGGGCTACGGGGGTGGAGCCGACGATCGTCTACGAACCAGCCGCGGACGCCGCCGAGCCGGGCACGGTCGAACCGGGCGCGACGACGGCCGAGGACACGCGGGCGGCCGTGAGAGCCTTCGTCGAGCACGGCGTCGACCTCGTCGTGTTCGTCGGCGGCGACGGCACCGCGGTCGACGTTGCCACGGCGCTCGACGAACTGGGCGTCGAGACGCCGATGCTCGGCGTCCCCGCGGGCGTCAAGGTGTACTCGTCGGTGTTCGGCGTGACGCCGCGGGACGCCGGCCGCATCGCGGCGACGTTCGAGCGCGTCGAAGACCGAGAGATCAACGACATCGACGAGGACGCCTACCGCGGCGGCGAGGTCGAAACCGAACTCCGAGCCGTCCGACCCGTGCCGGTCGCCGAGGATCTTCAGTCGAGCAAGCAGATCGGCGGCGGCAGCGTCGAGACGCTCGCGGAAGGGTTCATTCGGGACATCGAGCCGGGGACGACCTACGTGCTCGGCCCCGGAAGCACCGTCGGGGAGATCAAGTCCCGTCTCGGTTTCGAGGGCTCGCCGCTGGGCGTCGATGTCTGGCGAGCCGCCCCCGACGGCGTCGAGGCGACAAGCTACCACGAGCCGGCGTCGCCGGCCGGCGAGGTGCTCGTTCGAGACGCCACCGAGGCAGACATCCTCGACGTTCTGGACGACCCCGCCGTCATCGTCGTCTCGCCAATCGGCGGGCAGGGGTTCGTGTTCGGCCGTGGGAACGATCAGATCTCGCCGGCCGTGATCGAACGCTGCGATCTCGAAGTCGTCGCCTCGCGCCGGAAACTCGACGACCTGTCGGTGCTCCGGGTCGATACCGACGACGATGACCTCGACGAGTCGCTCCGGGGCTGGCTGCAGGTTCGGATCGGTCGCTTCGAGCGCCGGATGATGCAGGTCGTCTAA
- a CDS encoding phosphate signaling complex PhoU family protein gives METRKVQRLGPSTLAMTLPAEWASEQGVEKGDEVSLRMGGKGTLTVMPESASTEESEAIIRADNLDANAVERAIVAQYVLGRRVIRIDQTEGALSSDHINAVYKAETQLMGLGVIEETPESIAIRCSVDPEDFTLDNLIERLESTGSTMRGEAIKALAHGNPDLAQRALNRERQANKIFVLMLRLIFTAYQNPNLARAVGLESGFPLIGYRSIAKNLELTADNAEDIAEIVLDAENHSLNVDQGTMRRIREFTDDVDELTQLAVEAAVERDYDKTIEVRQGFHEIGDLEQEILGDLPEMDNEDLLQVREVLVSLKQTAEYAVRNAEIAANLALNEESEHTTIN, from the coding sequence ATGGAAACGCGAAAGGTCCAGCGGCTGGGACCGTCCACGCTTGCGATGACGCTGCCCGCCGAATGGGCGAGCGAACAGGGCGTCGAAAAAGGCGACGAGGTGTCGCTCCGGATGGGCGGCAAAGGCACGCTGACGGTGATGCCCGAGTCGGCCAGCACCGAGGAGTCGGAAGCCATTATCCGCGCCGACAATCTCGACGCCAACGCCGTCGAGCGCGCGATCGTCGCCCAGTACGTGCTCGGCCGCCGCGTCATCCGCATCGACCAGACCGAGGGCGCGCTCTCCTCGGATCACATCAACGCCGTCTACAAGGCCGAAACCCAACTGATGGGCCTCGGCGTCATCGAGGAGACGCCCGAGAGCATCGCCATCCGCTGTTCGGTCGACCCCGAGGACTTCACGCTCGACAATCTCATCGAGCGCCTCGAATCGACCGGCTCGACGATGCGCGGCGAGGCGATCAAGGCGCTGGCCCACGGCAACCCGGATCTCGCCCAGCGCGCGCTCAACCGCGAGCGCCAGGCGAACAAGATCTTCGTCCTCATGCTGCGGCTGATCTTCACGGCCTACCAGAACCCCAACCTCGCCCGCGCCGTCGGGCTGGAATCAGGCTTCCCGCTGATCGGCTACCGCTCGATCGCCAAGAACCTCGAACTCACCGCGGACAACGCCGAGGACATCGCCGAGATCGTGCTCGACGCCGAAAATCACTCGCTAAACGTCGATCAGGGGACGATGCGTCGCATCCGCGAGTTCACTGACGACGTGGACGAGTTGACCCAACTCGCCGTCGAAGCCGCCGTCGAGCGCGACTACGACAAGACCATCGAGGTCCGCCAGGGGTTCCACGAGATCGGCGACCTCGAACAGGAGATCCTCGGCGACCTGCCCGAGATGGACAACGAGGACCTGCTGCAGGTCCGCGAGGTTCTCGTCAGCCTCAAACAGACCGCCGAGTACGCCGTCCGAAACGCCGAAATCGCCGCGAATCTCGCGCTCAACGAGGAGTCCGAGCACACGACCATTAACTGA
- a CDS encoding DUF2110 family protein produces the protein MVVLATKLYVSGDAEDRALDSLRSLINNDIGELDVEFELGVRHDDFPSVTIEGEDAVVARNVLTEEWGAITDDFQAGETYVGTLESWDDDGFVLDAGGAVRISTADLGLGQGRPEQIRQRFGIVQHTPLEFVYGDAEADARLSEAQQDQLYEWTRGTGRVNVNSATRAEVRATINRAGHAQDIVTVERLGLLEQSVICGEDTDPPGLVASVGQYLPSELRAVVP, from the coding sequence ATGGTCGTCCTCGCAACGAAGCTGTACGTCTCCGGCGACGCCGAAGATCGGGCGCTCGACTCGCTGCGCTCGCTGATCAACAACGACATCGGCGAGTTGGACGTGGAGTTCGAACTCGGCGTCCGGCACGACGACTTCCCCTCGGTCACGATCGAAGGCGAGGACGCCGTCGTCGCCCGCAACGTACTCACCGAGGAGTGGGGAGCGATCACCGACGACTTCCAAGCAGGCGAGACGTACGTCGGTACGCTCGAATCGTGGGATGACGACGGGTTCGTGCTCGACGCCGGCGGCGCCGTTCGTATCTCGACGGCCGACCTCGGACTCGGGCAAGGCCGCCCCGAGCAGATCCGCCAGCGATTCGGCATCGTCCAGCACACGCCTCTAGAGTTCGTCTATGGCGACGCCGAAGCCGACGCCCGACTCTCCGAGGCCCAGCAGGACCAGCTGTACGAGTGGACCCGCGGCACGGGCCGTGTGAACGTCAACAGCGCAACCCGCGCCGAGGTCCGGGCGACGATCAACCGCGCCGGCCACGCCCAAGACATCGTCACCGTCGAACGGCTGGGCCTGCTCGAACAGAGCGTCATCTGCGGCGAGGACACCGACCCGCCGGGGCTGGTCGCAAGCGTCGGGCAGTACCTGCCCTCGGAGCTTCGCGCCGTCGTTCCATGA
- a CDS encoding competence/damage-inducible protein A, with the protein MHVAVINVGDEILAGDTTNTNATWLCDRLDERGVDVERVAVVPDRIADIARLVNEYRAEYDAVIVTGGLGPTHDDVTMDGVAAAFGREVERNPDAVEWLVEHGGYERDDLVEGTSHLPAGARVLHNDVGVAPGCVVDDEVYVLPGVPPEMKGMFEQVAEEFAGERTHTVVVTVDEPESALLDRLGDLRERFDVGVGSYPGEYVRVKLKDADSEAVEAAAEWLSERVDVVETEER; encoded by the coding sequence ATGCACGTCGCGGTCATCAACGTCGGCGACGAGATTCTGGCCGGCGACACGACGAACACGAACGCCACGTGGCTGTGCGACCGCCTCGACGAGCGCGGCGTCGACGTCGAGCGAGTGGCGGTCGTTCCCGATCGGATCGCCGATATCGCCCGGCTGGTCAACGAGTATCGCGCCGAGTACGACGCGGTGATCGTCACCGGCGGGCTGGGGCCGACCCACGACGACGTGACGATGGACGGCGTCGCCGCGGCGTTCGGGCGCGAGGTCGAGCGCAACCCCGATGCCGTCGAGTGGCTCGTCGAGCACGGCGGCTACGAGCGCGACGATCTAGTCGAGGGGACGAGTCACCTGCCGGCCGGTGCTCGCGTGCTCCACAACGACGTGGGCGTCGCGCCCGGCTGCGTCGTCGACGACGAGGTGTACGTCCTGCCCGGCGTTCCCCCGGAGATGAAGGGGATGTTCGAGCAGGTGGCCGAGGAGTTCGCCGGCGAGCGGACCCACACCGTCGTCGTCACTGTCGACGAGCCGGAGAGCGCACTGCTGGACCGACTTGGTGATCTCCGCGAGCGCTTCGACGTGGGCGTCGGTAGCTACCCCGGCGAGTACGTCCGCGTGAAGCTCAAAGACGCCGACTCGGAGGCCGTCGAGGCCGCGGCCGAGTGGCTCAGCGAGCGGGTCGACGTGGTCGAGACAGAGGAGCGCTAG